In Croceicoccus sp. Ery15, a genomic segment contains:
- a CDS encoding O-antigen ligase gives MKLVGEITPQNWVKSNTRNRLLRFAVAASIFLFVTLMFMPIFEDDSKWNYVIPVVIALSAMAAPMVLHADNWTRSSPVLLFVLILWFSFIFIHTINYPPGTEYAFNKFPFLVLVSFTAVFAAPAAVEHYGAWRATVVALIFIGIAFSVISFFPTTESTNARYSAIGLSPTMLAKLTLLPLIAAICFTNETKGVRWLLFGLAAVSVIGCINTGSRTPLIAVCLAYGAYLVTRFRFHEIVKSAGIYVAFGTIFLIYLGFANPEVVERFSFEGLSVANNSDEGDRIYLYQIALEIIRSNPMGIGLGNFSTVFWINAPHNIYLESLAELGYLGTLPLLVLTWIGLKSAIFLFKLEENMAHFYAMFFMYNLVTAVVGNELTLPSLMFYLSIGLASGYAYLSKRSLTHVALALEEESPATTPAPHR, from the coding sequence GTGAAACTGGTCGGCGAAATAACGCCACAAAACTGGGTGAAATCCAACACCCGAAATCGGCTACTTCGATTTGCGGTCGCCGCAAGCATATTTCTGTTTGTGACACTTATGTTTATGCCAATCTTTGAAGATGATAGCAAATGGAATTACGTTATTCCGGTAGTCATTGCACTTTCCGCCATGGCCGCACCAATGGTTCTGCACGCCGATAATTGGACCAGATCATCTCCAGTTCTACTGTTTGTGTTAATATTATGGTTCTCATTTATATTTATTCATACAATTAATTATCCGCCCGGAACCGAGTATGCATTTAACAAATTTCCATTCTTGGTATTAGTATCATTTACTGCGGTTTTTGCGGCACCGGCCGCAGTCGAACATTATGGCGCATGGCGAGCAACAGTTGTTGCCTTGATTTTCATTGGTATTGCATTTTCGGTGATTAGTTTTTTCCCGACCACCGAGAGTACAAATGCACGGTATAGTGCAATCGGTCTTAGCCCGACTATGTTGGCAAAACTGACGCTCTTGCCCCTCATTGCCGCCATTTGCTTCACGAATGAGACAAAAGGCGTCCGATGGCTTCTCTTTGGGCTAGCTGCGGTGTCGGTGATCGGATGTATTAACACCGGGAGCAGAACACCCCTTATTGCCGTCTGTCTGGCTTATGGAGCCTATTTGGTCACTCGATTCCGCTTTCACGAGATTGTAAAATCCGCCGGGATCTATGTCGCCTTTGGCACTATATTCCTAATATATCTCGGCTTCGCCAATCCCGAAGTTGTCGAAAGATTTTCATTCGAGGGGTTGAGTGTTGCCAACAACTCAGATGAAGGTGACCGCATCTATCTCTATCAGATTGCGCTAGAAATTATCCGGTCCAATCCGATGGGCATAGGCCTCGGTAACTTTTCAACCGTGTTTTGGATCAATGCGCCTCATAATATCTATCTCGAATCACTCGCAGAGCTTGGCTATCTAGGGACTCTTCCACTGTTAGTGCTAACATGGATTGGCCTAAAATCGGCAATTTTTCTTTTTAAGCTAGAGGAGAATATGGCGCATTTCTATGCCATGTTCTTCATGTACAACCTTGTAACGGCGGTTGTAGGTAACGAACTTACCCTCCCGTCGCTCATGTTCTACTTATCGATCGGTCTGGCAAGCGGCTATGCGTATTTGTCGAAACGCTCATTGACCCACGTCGCTCTAGCGCTCGAGGAGGAATCACCTGCTACGACACCTGCGCCTCATAGGTAA
- the wecC gene encoding UDP-N-acetyl-D-mannosamine dehydrogenase produces MIYDVSVIGLGYIGLPTAAMFASRKLRVIGIDINETAVETINRGEIHIVEPDLDQAVHSAVTDGFLHASTSPAPAKAFLVAVPTPFRGTERQPDLSYVQAAARTIAPVLQKESLVVLESTSPVGATEQLAEWLAHERPDLSFPQNAGENADVRIAYCPERVLPGKVMHELIENDRVIGGMTAKCSAAAVKLYKTFVKGDCIVTNARTAEMVKLTENSFRDVNIAFANELSLICDKLDVDVWELISLANRHPRVNILRPGPGVGGHCIAVDPWFIVSRTPEEAKIIRTAREVNDAKPDWVVAKVTEAANRISNPSIICMGLAFKPDIDDLRESPALSIATEIASRQLGTVTVCEPFVAELPKELSERGVAKVAEPAVSDADIVVFLTAHSQFCNLAGKISSSATVIDACGVLAQ; encoded by the coding sequence ATGATCTACGACGTATCGGTTATAGGCCTTGGTTATATTGGCCTCCCAACTGCCGCAATGTTTGCATCCCGCAAGCTTAGAGTAATAGGCATCGACATTAACGAAACTGCCGTCGAAACAATCAATCGTGGCGAAATTCACATCGTAGAGCCGGATCTCGATCAGGCGGTCCATTCGGCCGTCACCGATGGGTTTCTGCATGCATCTACTTCCCCCGCCCCTGCAAAGGCGTTTCTGGTCGCAGTACCCACGCCGTTCCGGGGAACCGAACGTCAGCCCGATTTGAGCTATGTGCAGGCTGCCGCGCGGACCATCGCACCCGTTCTCCAAAAGGAAAGTCTGGTCGTGCTGGAATCCACCTCGCCCGTAGGTGCGACCGAACAGCTTGCAGAATGGCTGGCACATGAAAGGCCCGACCTTAGCTTCCCTCAAAATGCGGGTGAGAATGCCGATGTCAGGATCGCCTATTGTCCGGAGCGTGTTCTGCCAGGCAAAGTCATGCACGAGTTGATCGAGAACGATCGTGTCATTGGGGGGATGACCGCAAAATGCTCCGCAGCGGCTGTCAAGTTGTACAAGACCTTTGTAAAAGGTGATTGTATCGTAACGAATGCACGGACTGCGGAGATGGTAAAGCTGACCGAAAACAGCTTCCGCGACGTGAACATCGCTTTCGCCAATGAACTCTCGCTGATTTGCGACAAGCTCGACGTTGATGTCTGGGAACTGATCAGTCTTGCCAATCGGCACCCACGTGTAAACATCCTGCGTCCCGGCCCCGGTGTAGGCGGTCATTGCATTGCGGTCGATCCGTGGTTCATCGTTTCCAGAACGCCCGAGGAAGCAAAGATCATTCGCACGGCACGCGAAGTGAATGATGCCAAACCCGACTGGGTTGTCGCGAAAGTGACCGAGGCTGCCAATCGCATCTCAAATCCGTCCATAATCTGCATGGGCCTGGCCTTTAAGCCCGACATTGACGATCTGCGCGAAAGTCCTGCCCTTTCCATCGCCACCGAAATCGCCAGTCGCCAGCTTGGCACCGTTACCGTCTGCGAGCCCTTCGTTGCGGAGTTGCCCAAAGAGTTGAGCGAGCGGGGCGTTGCGAAGGTCGCTGAACCCGCCGTATCAGATGCCGATATCGTCGTATTTCTGACTGCGCACTCTCAGTTTTGTAATCTGGCTGGCAAAATTTCTTCAAGCGCGACGGTTATCGATGCTTGCGGAGTATTAGCCCAGTGA
- the wecB gene encoding non-hydrolyzing UDP-N-acetylglucosamine 2-epimerase, translating to MPIKVLLVFGTRPEAIKMAPLALRLQQDERFDCRVCVTGQHRQMLDQVLAIFRLQADFDLAVMRPNQGLADVTSAILKGMEDVFHQFTPDIVLVHGDTATTLSASLASFYNKVAVGHVEAGLRTHNLYSPWPEEGNRKVTGALATLHFAPTETSRQNLLREGVEPGNILVTGNTVIDALLQVVHRLQGDTELCSSVDKELVIAQSDRKMILVTGHRRESFGTGFERICTALSQLAQRFPAVDIVYPVHLNPNVREPVNRLLADIDNIHLTEPLDYLPFVRLMDRAHILLTDSGGVQEEAPALGKPVLVMRDTTERPEAVDAGTVLLVGTDADLIVAEASRLLEDDEAYAQMSFAHNPYGDGEACARIASGLVDWMEGRALKSALEHEEA from the coding sequence ATGCCCATCAAAGTCTTGCTCGTATTCGGAACAAGGCCCGAAGCTATCAAAATGGCACCGTTGGCGCTGAGGCTGCAGCAAGACGAGCGGTTCGATTGCCGCGTTTGTGTAACTGGGCAGCATCGTCAGATGCTAGATCAGGTCCTCGCGATTTTTCGACTACAAGCGGATTTTGATCTTGCAGTTATGCGGCCCAATCAGGGCTTGGCAGATGTAACCAGTGCGATCCTGAAAGGGATGGAGGATGTCTTTCATCAGTTCACCCCGGACATCGTACTCGTTCACGGCGACACTGCCACGACCCTATCCGCAAGTCTTGCCTCTTTTTACAACAAGGTTGCAGTAGGTCATGTCGAGGCGGGCTTACGGACGCATAATCTTTATTCGCCGTGGCCTGAAGAAGGGAACCGGAAGGTAACGGGAGCGCTCGCCACGCTGCATTTCGCACCTACTGAAACTTCGAGGCAGAACCTGTTGCGCGAAGGTGTCGAGCCGGGAAATATTCTAGTCACCGGTAACACCGTTATAGACGCATTATTGCAAGTCGTACACCGCTTGCAGGGCGACACGGAATTATGCTCCAGCGTGGATAAAGAATTGGTGATTGCCCAAAGTGACCGGAAGATGATTTTGGTGACGGGTCACCGCAGGGAAAGTTTTGGCACCGGCTTTGAGCGGATTTGCACTGCACTTTCCCAGCTGGCGCAAAGATTTCCTGCTGTCGATATTGTGTATCCGGTTCACCTGAACCCAAATGTTAGAGAGCCAGTGAACCGACTTCTCGCCGATATCGACAATATTCATCTAACAGAGCCGCTGGATTATCTGCCGTTTGTCCGTTTGATGGACCGCGCCCATATTCTGCTGACCGATTCCGGCGGGGTACAAGAAGAAGCGCCGGCATTGGGCAAGCCGGTTCTGGTCATGCGCGATACGACCGAACGGCCCGAAGCTGTCGATGCGGGCACAGTTCTGCTCGTCGGGACCGACGCCGATCTTATTGTTGCCGAAGCCTCCCGCTTGCTGGAAGACGATGAAGCATATGCGCAGATGAGCTTTGCGCATAACCCCTATGGTGACGGCGAAGCTTGCGCTCGGATTGCTAGCGGTCTGGTCGACTGGATGGAAGGCCGTGCACTAAAGAGCGCCTTGGAACACGAGGAAGCATGA
- a CDS encoding nucleoside-diphosphate sugar epimerase/dehydratase, protein MSMRREMKAVWEKIELSLIGSLQWMIDLSRTSKITLMLIMDGTLCVMSVLIAFSLRLGVWELWDPAIATVTLASLALWLPIFLIRGIYRSVMRFIGSRTMVGIATSCIIMALILSVFFTINQVPGVPRTIAAIQPMVFAALLMISRMAARYVLFDLLSQRGFKGAPSRVIIYGAGSAGRQLALSLRHEPGMYLCGYIDDDDRLAGQHLDNVKVYNTSDVVKLVERLDIDTVLLAMPRLSRAEREGKVRRFADYSVQVLTLPAIGELVDGRISVSDLREVEITDLLGRDPVPPNQLLLHRTIADRKVLVTGAGGSIGSELCRQIAKLRPSVIILAEMSEHGLYMIETELREAQIAGRIDPSTNIYTELGTVADELIARRLFERWRPDTVFHAAAYKHVPMVEDNLIAGLRNNVIGTLSCALEAKRVGVKHFVLVSTDKAVRPTNIMGASKRVCELVLQALAAEDCDTKFAMVRFGNVLGSSGSVVPRFQKQIKDGGPVTLTHRDITRYFMTIPEAAQLVIQAGAMAEGGEVFVLDMGDPVRIYDMARTMIHLSGLTVRDEDDPDGDIEIREVGLRKGEKLYEELLIGDSPRATNHPRIMHAMERRLSWEELQVTLNDLNDALANGDRDRAVHILRTLVPEYQKAKTVSVDAA, encoded by the coding sequence ATGTCGATGAGGCGCGAGATGAAAGCGGTGTGGGAGAAGATCGAACTATCGCTGATCGGCAGTTTGCAGTGGATGATCGATCTCAGCCGTACGTCCAAGATTACCTTAATGCTGATTATGGACGGAACGCTGTGCGTTATGTCCGTATTGATCGCGTTTTCACTGCGTCTGGGCGTCTGGGAACTGTGGGATCCTGCGATTGCGACCGTCACTCTTGCTAGCCTCGCGTTGTGGTTACCTATTTTCCTGATCCGGGGTATCTATCGCTCGGTGATGCGCTTCATCGGATCCCGCACGATGGTGGGGATTGCGACATCTTGCATCATCATGGCGCTGATACTTTCGGTATTTTTCACCATTAATCAGGTGCCTGGCGTTCCGCGCACAATTGCGGCCATACAGCCGATGGTGTTTGCGGCTCTATTGATGATCAGCCGAATGGCCGCACGCTATGTTTTGTTTGATCTTCTTAGCCAGCGTGGATTCAAAGGCGCGCCAAGCCGTGTGATCATCTACGGCGCTGGGTCTGCCGGCCGACAACTGGCTCTATCGCTGCGGCACGAGCCCGGCATGTATCTCTGTGGCTATATCGATGACGACGATCGGCTCGCGGGACAGCATCTCGACAACGTTAAGGTGTATAACACATCCGATGTCGTGAAGCTTGTTGAACGGTTGGATATCGACACAGTTCTGCTGGCGATGCCGCGATTGTCTCGCGCTGAACGTGAAGGAAAAGTCAGGCGGTTCGCCGATTACAGCGTGCAGGTTCTGACGCTTCCGGCGATTGGGGAGTTGGTCGACGGGAGGATTTCGGTTAGCGATCTTCGGGAAGTTGAGATCACCGATCTGCTCGGCCGCGACCCTGTGCCGCCCAATCAACTGCTGCTCCACCGGACCATTGCCGACCGCAAGGTGTTGGTCACAGGGGCGGGTGGATCGATCGGGAGCGAACTTTGCCGCCAGATTGCGAAGTTACGGCCTTCTGTGATCATTTTGGCAGAGATGTCCGAGCACGGGCTTTACATGATCGAGACGGAACTGCGGGAAGCTCAGATTGCGGGCAGAATCGATCCGTCAACCAATATCTACACTGAACTTGGAACTGTTGCAGATGAACTGATTGCAAGGCGCCTGTTTGAACGCTGGCGGCCGGATACGGTCTTCCATGCTGCGGCATACAAGCACGTTCCTATGGTCGAGGATAATCTGATCGCAGGTTTGCGGAACAATGTGATCGGTACATTGTCGTGCGCGCTGGAAGCGAAACGCGTGGGCGTGAAGCATTTTGTGCTAGTGAGCACAGACAAGGCCGTTCGACCGACGAACATCATGGGGGCCAGCAAAAGGGTCTGCGAACTAGTTCTACAGGCCCTTGCCGCAGAGGATTGCGATACGAAATTCGCAATGGTGCGATTTGGCAATGTGCTGGGCTCGAGCGGCTCCGTTGTTCCCCGTTTTCAGAAGCAGATTAAAGACGGTGGACCGGTCACGCTGACCCATCGCGACATAACTCGCTACTTCATGACCATTCCCGAAGCCGCACAACTGGTCATCCAGGCCGGCGCAATGGCCGAAGGAGGCGAGGTATTTGTGCTCGACATGGGGGACCCCGTACGCATTTATGACATGGCGCGTACGATGATCCATCTTTCGGGCCTGACTGTTCGGGATGAAGACGATCCCGACGGCGATATAGAGATTCGTGAAGTGGGCCTGCGCAAGGGCGAGAAGCTCTACGAGGAGTTGCTGATCGGTGATTCCCCCCGCGCGACAAATCACCCTCGCATCATGCATGCGATGGAACGGCGCCTGTCTTGGGAAGAGTTGCAGGTGACGCTGAACGATCTGAATGACGCTTTGGCCAATGGCGATCGGGATCGTGCAGTCCATATTTTACGGACACTTGTGCCTGAGTACCAGAAAGCGAAAACCGTCAGCGTTGATGCGGCCTAG